The Anaerohalosphaeraceae bacterium DNA segment CGGCGTTTTCGGACAGTTGTTTGCGGCGATGGGGCTCGTTTTGAATAATTCGAATGGCTGTGAGGGCCGCTGCCGCACAGGCCGCCGGAGCAGCGGTTGTATAAATCAAAGGCCGTCCGCGATTGATCAGCAGGTCGATGACCGCCGCCGGTGCCGCCGCCAGGGCCCCTGCACATCCGGCCGCCTTGCCAAGTGGGGCAATCAGAATATCAACGTTGTCCAAAATCCCCAGCTGTTCGGCCAGTCCGGCACCGCTCGGACCGAAGCAGCCCAATCCGTGCGCCTCATCCACAATCAGCACCGCCCCGAACCGTTCCTTGAGTTCTGCCAGGATGTCCAGCCGGGCCGGGTCGCCGTCCATAGAGAAGATGCTTTCGGTCACGATGTATTTGCGGCGGTATTTTGCATCCGCCAAAAACCGCTGAAGCCGTTGGTCGCTTTCATCCCGGTATGTCCGAAAATCAGCCCCGCTGGTCCGCACGGCATCCACAATCGATGCATGGCAGCGGTGGTCCATCAGCACCAAATCCCCCTTGGCCGGCAGGGTCGTCAAAATCGTCTGATTGGCCGACCAGCCGGAGGGAAAATACAGCGCCCGCTCCTTGCCTGCCCAGTCGGCGAAGGCCTCCTCCAGCTCCGTGTGGGGACGGAGGGTTCCGCAAATCAGTCGGGAGGCTCCCGCTCCCCAGCCGTACTTTTGAATCGCTTCGACAGCGGCTTTCCGGAGCCGCTCATCTTCCGCCAGATTCAGGTAATTGTTGCTGCAGAACAGCACCTTCTCCCGCTGCGGCTGGTCGGCTGTGCGGACTGTCGTTCCGTGAACCTCGGCAATTGTCCGCAGCCGACGACGCAGATTAGCCGCCTCAAGAGACGCCAGCTCCTGTTCGAAATCTTCAAATCCGTGCATTCGTCTTACGCCTTTTCTCTGCAATTTGTTGGAAAAGACATCATTTTCCAGTGCTTTTGCGGTTTTGGCAAGTTTGTATCGGCTTTTGGTTTTTGAGGTGTCGTGGACATTCGGCATTCACCACGGATTACGCGGATTTGATAATGAAGAAAGGACGGGCGAGTCGAGTCAACAGGGAACAGTGAAGAGGGAGGAGGCATTCGTTTCTTTGGGCTTATCGCCTCGAGCTGTTTTTCCGGCAGGTGGTTTTATAGGCCGGCGGGCGGGTTTGGCCGGCAGGGGAACAGAGTTTGTCTATAGACAAAAAAGCCGGCGGAGGGCCGGCTTGGAAAAAACAAGGAGGATTCCGGGATTACATATACATTACGTCGGGGTGTTTTTCGAAGGGTATTTTGCGGAACCAGGCGGGGGAGGCTTTGATTTTGATTTTGACGATGTCGTTAAGAATCAGCATTCGGATGCGGCTTGGGCCGAGCGTCGGATGTTCGAACTCCAGACCCTCCAGCCAGCTGAGGTGTGAGGCCAGTGCCGGGGATTGTTCGAGTTTGATCAAAACTGACTGGAAGAGCTGACTGACCATCATGGCGGAACTCTGCAGTGTCCCGCTGTCGGCGGTGACCTGAAGGGCATCGTTGTTAAACTGCTTCTGTACTTCCTTCAGGACGGCGATAAAACGGGCATTCTGAGTGGGATAGGCCGCATTGAGGACCTGCTCATCGAGGACTAATTCCGCATCCAGCCGGACCTTGGGCCGCGGGGGAGCGTTAGGGCCCAGACGCTGTTCGACGCAGGAAAAGCCGTATTTGCGGACGGCCAGCAGAGACTCTTCGTCAAAGGCGACCATGTTGAACCAATGGGTGCGGCCTTTGTCCCGTTCATTCCAGGAGG contains these protein-coding regions:
- a CDS encoding 8-amino-7-oxononanoate synthase → MHGFEDFEQELASLEAANLRRRLRTIAEVHGTTVRTADQPQREKVLFCSNNYLNLAEDERLRKAAVEAIQKYGWGAGASRLICGTLRPHTELEEAFADWAGKERALYFPSGWSANQTILTTLPAKGDLVLMDHRCHASIVDAVRTSGADFRTYRDESDQRLQRFLADAKYRRKYIVTESIFSMDGDPARLDILAELKERFGAVLIVDEAHGLGCFGPSGAGLAEQLGILDNVDILIAPLGKAAGCAGALAAAPAAVIDLLINRGRPLIYTTAAPAACAAAALTAIRIIQNEPHRRKQLSENAAYLRNQLMKMGLNIGQTASQIIPIILGESEKALRWAGRLEAEGYFVTAIRPPTVPKGAARLRLSIQYAHTQEQMDGLCRVLSQLAAY